From Kitasatospora sp. MAP12-44:
TCAGGCCGAATCCCCCGAAGCCCCCGCGCTGCTCGGCTGGCTCACCGACCTGGTCGCCAGCACCCTGCAGGCGCCGCCGGCCCCGGCCGACGCCACCCTGCTGGAGCTGGGGGCCAGTTCGCTGCAGAGCGTGCTGCTGCAGTACCAGCTCCTGGAGCAGCTGGACGTCGACATCCTGGTCGACGAACTGCTCGGCGAGCACGACCTCGCCGCGCTCGCCGCCCTGCTGGAGCAGCGGGCCGAGCCGGCCGCCGTCTCGGCCGTCCTCTCCGCCGCCTCTTCGGTAGCGATCGGGGTGGCGGCATGAGTCACCTCGACGTCCTGCGGGAGATCGAGGCCCGCGGGCTCTCGGTCGGCGTCACCGGCGGGGACCTGCGCCTGCAGGGCAGCCGCGAGCGGATCGACGCCGAGCTGGTCGCCCGGATCAAGGCCTGCAAGCCGCAGCTGATCGCCCACCTGAGCACCCTGACCGCCCACGAGCCCGGCAGCTTCGCGCTGACCCCGTTGCAGCACAGCTACCTGCTGGGCCGCGGCGGCATCTTCGAGATCGGCGACATCGCCAGCCACGTCTACCACGAGATCGAGGGCAGCTGGGACCTGGACCGGCTGGAGGCCGCGCTGCGCGCCGTCGTCCAGCGGCACGACGTGCTGCGCTCGCGCTTCAGCGAGGACGGCCGCCAGCTGGTCGAGCCGGACGCGGACGGCCTGCGGATCGAGCGGCTCGACCTGCGCGGCCTGTCCGCCGCCGAGCAGGACGCCCGGCGCCTGGCCCTGCGCGAGGAGCGCTCGCACCGGGTGCTGCCCGCCGACCGGGCGCCGCTGATCGCCGTCGAGGCGACCGTCCTGCGCGAGGACCTGACGGTGCTGCACATCAGCCACGACGGCCTGGTGATGGACGGCATCAGCAGCTTCCTCTTCTTCCGCGCCTGGTGGGAGGAGTACCAGGGCCACCCGGCCCCGGCCGGCCGGGAGTTGCCGTTCGAGGACTACGTGGCCGCGCTGGAGAGCGCCCGCGCCAAGGCCCCGGCCGAGCGCTCCCGGGCGTACTGGGCGGGGCGGTTGGACGACCTGGCCCCGCACCCGGACCTGCCGCTGGCCACCAGCCCGTCCGCGATCACCCGCACCCGCTTCACCCAGCGCCTGGTCCAGCTGGACCCCGCGCGCTGGTCCGCCCTGAAGGACCGCGCCAAGCGGGCCGGGCTGACCCCCTCCGGGCTGCTGATCGCCGCCTACGCGGAGGTGCTCTCACGCTGGGGCGCGGGCTCCCGCTTCACCCTCAACACCACGGTGGCCAACCGGCCGCCGCTGCACCACCGGGTCTTCGAGGCGATCGGACCGTTCTCCGACACCATGCTCGTCGAGGTCGAGATCGACCGCCGACTCGCCTTCGAGGAGCGGGCGCAGGCCCTGCAGGCCCGACTGCGCACCGCGCTGGACCACCGCCACCACTCCGGCATCGAGGTGCTGCGCGAGCTGGGCCGCCGCCGTGGCGGGGCGGCCGAGGCGCGGATGCCGTTCACCTTCAACAGCGCGATCGGCTACGCCCGTGAGGACGTGGACGGCTCCGCCCTGGAGCTGTTCGGGCCCGAGGTGTACAGCGTCAGCCAGACCCCGCAGGTGTGGCTGAACGCCTTCGCGATGGAGCAGCACGGCGGCCTGGTGGTCCAGTTGGACGCCGTCGACGAGCTCTTCCCGCAGGGCCTGCCGGACGCGCTGGCCCGCGGCTACCAGACCCTGCTCGAGACCCTGACCGAGGAGGACGCCTGGTCGCGGACCACCTTCGAGCTGCTGCCCGAGGAGCAGCGCCGGCGCCGGCGCACGGCCAATGACACCGCCCTGGAGCTGCCCGAGGTGCTGCTCCAGAACGCCTTCACCGCACGGGCGCTGGCCGATCCGCAGGCCGTCGCGATCCTCACCTCGCAGCTCTCGATGAGCTACGGCGAGCTGCACCGGCGGGCCTCGCACACCGCCGCCTGGCTGCGTGAGCGGGGCGTCGGCCGGGACGAGCTGGTCGGCCTGGTGATGCACCGCGGCCCGGAGCAGCTGATCGGCATCCTGGCCACCGTGCTGGCCGGCGCGGCCTACCTGCCGGTGGACGCGGCGCTGCCGGCCGAGCGCCGGCAGTACATGCTGCGCGACGGACGGGTGCGCTGCGTGCTCAGCAACGCCGGCTGGCAGGACGCGGACGGCCGCGAGGTGCTGGCCCTGGACGCCACCGACGAGCCGCCCGCCGGCCCGCCGATCGCGCTGGAGCCGCTGCCCGGCGCCCACCCGGACGACCTCGCCTATGTGCTCTACACCTCCGGCACCACCGGCGCGCCCAAGGGCGTCATGGTGACCCAGCGCAACGTGGCCAACGTGGTCGCCGACTGCCACACCCGCTTCGGCATCAGCCCCGCCGACCGGTTCTTCGCGATCAGCGCCTTCAACTTCGACCTCTCCGTCTGGGACGTCTTCGGCGCCCTGTCGGCCGGCGCCGCGCTGGTGATGCCGGACCGCGACAAGGCGGTGGACCCGGCGCACTGGCTGCGGCTGTGCGAGAGCGCCGGGGTGACGGTGTGGAACTCGGTGCCGGCGATCGTCGCACTGATGCACGACCAGGCCGTCGCCGAGCGGACCGCGCCGCCCGCGCTGCGCCTGGTGATGATGAGCGGCGACCGGCTGCCGCCCGCGCTGCCCGCCGCGCTGCGCCGGCTGCGGCCCGACCTGGAGGTCGTCTCGCTGGGCGGACCAACCGAGACCACCATCTGGAACATCCTGCACCCCGTCGGCGAAGAGGAGGACGGCAGCGAGAGCATCCCGTACGGGCGGCCGAACACCAACAACCGCGCCTACGTCCTCGACCAGGACGGCCAGGACGCGCCGGACTGGGTGACCGGCGAGATCGTCGCGGCGGGCACCGGGCTGGCCCGCGGCTACTGGGGCGACGAGCAGCGCACCGCCGAGCGGTTCTTCCTGGACGAGGCGCGCGGCGAGCGGCTCTACCGCACCGGCGACCTCGGCCGCTACCTGCCCAGCGGCGAGATCGCGATCCTGGGCCGCAGCGACTTCCAGATCAAGGTGAACGGCTACCGGATCGAGGCCGGCGAGGTGGAGACCCGGCTGGCCGCCCGCGCGGCGGTGCACCAGGCCGTGGTGGTCCGCCAGGCGGGCGCCCGCGGGGACCGCCTGGTCGCGCACCTGGTGCCGACCGGAACGGACCGTCCGAGCGTCGCGGAGCTGCGCCAGGAGCTGCGGGCCGAGCTGCCCGACTACATGATCCCGTCCGCCGTGGTCTGGCACGACGAGCTGCCGCTCACCCGCAATGGCAAGGTGGACCGCGGCGAGCTGCTGCGCCGGGCCCCCGAGGCGGAGTCGGCCGCGCCGGCCGCGCCGGGAGTCGTGGACGACGCGCCGGCCACCGAGACCGAGCTGCTGCTCAGCGGTATCTGGTCGGAGATCCTGCGCGGCGCGGTGGTCGGGCCGAACGACAACCTCTATGCGCTGGGCGGCGATTCGATCAGCGCCGCGCGCATCCTGACCGCGGTGCGCAAGCGCTTCAAGGTGGGCATCGCGCTGGACCTGCTGCCCGCCCTGGAGACCGTCCGCCTGATGGCCGCCCACATCACCGCGGCGACCATCACTGCGGCGAGCGAGGGGAACGCCCGATGAAGGACTCCGTCCTCGACCACATCCTCGCCCACCCGCCGGTCGGCGGCCGGATCACCTTCGCCCGGCTGGACGGCACCGAGACCTTCGAGCTGACCCGACTCCACGAGCTGGCAGGGCAGTTGGCCGCCGGCCTGAGCAGGCTGGGGATCGGCCCCGGCGACCGGATCGGCATCCTGAGCGCCAACCGGCTCGAGTGGGTGCTGCTCGACCTGGCGGCGCTGCGGCTCAAGGCGGTCACGGCGGGCTTCGAACCGGGCAAGTTCGAGCCGGACGCGGCGTTGATCGCCAAGTACGGGCTCACGCTGCTCTTCACCGACCGCCCCTGCGAGGCCGCGGGCGCCCTCCCGATGGAGGAGGCGCTGCGGCTCGCCACCGAGGACGCGCCGACGCCGGCCGCCGAGCCGTACTCCCCGCTCGAGGTGACCACCATCAAGTTCACCTCCGGCAGCACCGGCGAGCCCAAGGGCCTGGGCGCGACCGCGGGGAGCATCGACAGCTCACTGCACGCCGTCCAGGAGCTGTTCCAGCACGGCCCGGACGACAGCCTGTTCGTCTTCCTGCCGCTCTCGCTGCTCCAGCAGCGCTACTGGGTCTACTCGGCGCTGCGGCACGGCCACGACCTGACCGTCTGCAGCTACGAGGCGGCCTTCGCGGCGCTGCGCCGGGCGCGGCCCACCGTGGTGATGGGCGTGCCCGCGTTCTTCGAGAGCGCCCGCCGGCACATCGAGGGCCGGGCGCGGCGCTCCGGCCAACCGGTCGCGGTGCAGGCCCGGCAGCTCTTCGGCGACCGGATCCGGTACCTGTGGACCGGCTCGGCCCCGGCGAGCGCGGCCCTGCTGCGCTTCTTCACCGAGGCCGGACTGCCGATCCACGAGGGCTACGGCCTCAACGAGACCTGCATCGTGGCCAAGAACCACCCCGGCGCCCACCGCGAGGGCAGCGTCGGGCGGGTGGTGCCCGGAAAGCAGGTGCTGCTCGACGAGGACGGCGTGATCAGCGTGCGCAGCGACCACCCCGTCAACGTCCGCTACGAGTACGCCGCGCCCGGCGTCTCGGAGCAGGTC
This genomic window contains:
- a CDS encoding amino acid adenylation domain-containing protein; this translates as MSHLDVLREIEARGLSVGVTGGDLRLQGSRERIDAELVARIKACKPQLIAHLSTLTAHEPGSFALTPLQHSYLLGRGGIFEIGDIASHVYHEIEGSWDLDRLEAALRAVVQRHDVLRSRFSEDGRQLVEPDADGLRIERLDLRGLSAAEQDARRLALREERSHRVLPADRAPLIAVEATVLREDLTVLHISHDGLVMDGISSFLFFRAWWEEYQGHPAPAGRELPFEDYVAALESARAKAPAERSRAYWAGRLDDLAPHPDLPLATSPSAITRTRFTQRLVQLDPARWSALKDRAKRAGLTPSGLLIAAYAEVLSRWGAGSRFTLNTTVANRPPLHHRVFEAIGPFSDTMLVEVEIDRRLAFEERAQALQARLRTALDHRHHSGIEVLRELGRRRGGAAEARMPFTFNSAIGYAREDVDGSALELFGPEVYSVSQTPQVWLNAFAMEQHGGLVVQLDAVDELFPQGLPDALARGYQTLLETLTEEDAWSRTTFELLPEEQRRRRRTANDTALELPEVLLQNAFTARALADPQAVAILTSQLSMSYGELHRRASHTAAWLRERGVGRDELVGLVMHRGPEQLIGILATVLAGAAYLPVDAALPAERRQYMLRDGRVRCVLSNAGWQDADGREVLALDATDEPPAGPPIALEPLPGAHPDDLAYVLYTSGTTGAPKGVMVTQRNVANVVADCHTRFGISPADRFFAISAFNFDLSVWDVFGALSAGAALVMPDRDKAVDPAHWLRLCESAGVTVWNSVPAIVALMHDQAVAERTAPPALRLVMMSGDRLPPALPAALRRLRPDLEVVSLGGPTETTIWNILHPVGEEEDGSESIPYGRPNTNNRAYVLDQDGQDAPDWVTGEIVAAGTGLARGYWGDEQRTAERFFLDEARGERLYRTGDLGRYLPSGEIAILGRSDFQIKVNGYRIEAGEVETRLAARAAVHQAVVVRQAGARGDRLVAHLVPTGTDRPSVAELRQELRAELPDYMIPSAVVWHDELPLTRNGKVDRGELLRRAPEAESAAPAAPGVVDDAPATETELLLSGIWSEILRGAVVGPNDNLYALGGDSISAARILTAVRKRFKVGIALDLLPALETVRLMAAHITAATITAASEGNAR
- a CDS encoding AMP-binding protein is translated as MKDSVLDHILAHPPVGGRITFARLDGTETFELTRLHELAGQLAAGLSRLGIGPGDRIGILSANRLEWVLLDLAALRLKAVTAGFEPGKFEPDAALIAKYGLTLLFTDRPCEAAGALPMEEALRLATEDAPTPAAEPYSPLEVTTIKFTSGSTGEPKGLGATAGSIDSSLHAVQELFQHGPDDSLFVFLPLSLLQQRYWVYSALRHGHDLTVCSYEAAFAALRRARPTVVMGVPAFFESARRHIEGRARRSGQPVAVQARQLFGDRIRYLWTGSAPASAALLRFFTEAGLPIHEGYGLNETCIVAKNHPGAHREGSVGRVVPGKQVLLDEDGVISVRSDHPVNVRYEYAAPGVSEQVFQPGGIVRTGDLGHLDEDGFLFIRGRADDVIVLENGKKIIVRPIEEQLKAAGSAIEECVVFCPAQTDLVAVVSPPSLPLLPADESAIEQQLAAANAALGPDEQISRVVPARERFSIENGLLTSQFKPRRPQIRDAYATELDNTLEGIRVRTDAR